The Anopheles marshallii chromosome X, idAnoMarsDA_429_01, whole genome shotgun sequence genome includes a window with the following:
- the LOC128707655 gene encoding 5-demethoxyubiquinone hydroxylase, mitochondrial gives MLQITRGVHTGRELLSQRCSKLIDSVIRVDHAGELGANQIYRGQMAVLGHTKAGKTIQHMWEQEKAHKEEFDRLINKYRVRPTALLPFWNVAGFALGAGTALLGEKAAMACTVAVESVIVEHYNDQLRKLMDDPSFTDKELLDTIQRFRDEEQEHHDTGIEHGAEQAPFYRALTDVIKFGCRTAIKIAEKV, from the exons ATGTTACAAATAACGAGAGGCGTTCACACCGGTCGTGAACTGCTGTCACAGCGCTGTTCGAAGTTGATCGACAGCGTTATCAGAGTGGACCATGCCGGTGAGCTGGGAGCGAACCAAATATACCGTGGACAGATGGCAGTTCTTG GACATACCAAGGCGGGCAAAACCATCCAGCACATGTGGGAACAGGAGAAAGCCCACAAGGAAGAGTTCGATCGGTTAATCAACAAGTATCGCGTCCGGCCGACGGCACTGCTACCGTTCTGGAACGTGGCCGGGTTTGCGCTCGGTGCCGGTACGGCACTGCTCGGCGAAAAGGCCGCTATGGCGTGTACGGTGGCGGTAGAATCGGTCATCGTCGAACACTACAACGACCAGCTGCGCAAGCTGATGGACGATCCGAGCTTCACCGATAAGGAGTTGCTCGATACGATTCAGCGCTTCCGGGACGAGGAGCAAGAGCATCACGATACGGGCATAGAGCACGGCGCGGAACAAGCCCCGTTCTATCGTGCACTGACGGACGTCATTAAGTTTGGTTGCCGTACAGCGATCAAAATTGCAGAAAAGGTGTAA